aCCCGCCCGTGCTGTTCCTCACCTCGCCGTCCGGCAAGTACGCGGCGTACTTCGTGCGCTCGCACAccgtccccggcgccggcgggctcgGCGCCGACTTCTGCTACGTCGAGGTGGTCGTGAACaagggcggcgagggcgacgcggcggtggcggcgggcggggggATGAGCGTGTGGGAGTCGGAGTGCCGGCCGGTGAGCACGGTGAACACGTGCACTCTGCTCTTCTCGTGGCACGGGCTGGAGGTGTTCGACGGCAGCCAGGAGGTGTGGCACGGCGAGACCAACACCGACGGCACCAACTTCCTGCAGAGGCTCGagctcgtcgacgacggcgacatgCGCATCCGCGACAAGGACGGCGAGCTCGCCTGGCGGGCCAGCGACGAGCCCCGCCACGCGCAGCACTGCGGCGCGCCGGGATCCCCTGGCCTCGCCACCGCGTTCCCGCCCTTCGCCGAGCCCATCGGCGCCCACAGCAGCGACCTCCCCTTCGGAATGTTCCCCGGCGGAaacggccgcgccgccgagctgccgcAGGCCGCGGATGCCGCCGCGGGAGCACTGGGCGGCGTCGGAGCTGTCGCGCCGCTGCCGGgagccgtcggcggcgccggagctgtCGCGCCATTGCCGGGAgccgcgggcggcgacgcggcagcCGCGCCATTGCCAGGTGACATGGGTGGCGACGCGGCTCTTGCGCCACTCCCAGGGGCCCTTGGCGGCGTCGACCCGGCGTTCTCGCCATTGCCAGGGGACCTGCCTgaccctgctgctgctgctgctgccggcggcgccgccgcagggGTTGGTGGTGTCGGTGCCGGCGCTCTCGGCGCCGGCGCTGTCGGGGCGTTCGGAAGCCAGCCGCTGGTGGACAACAGCCCGTACGACAGCGGGGCGTGGAAGGTCGACGGCCACCTCGTCGCCATTGTCGTCGCTCTCGGCGTCGTGCTCGGCGCCATCTGAGGATTGGGAAGCAAGCTTGGGAATTGGTTTGAGATTTGAGGAGGAAAAGCATAATGGCAGCTTATTTGGGTAATTAATTGGTGTGGGtttaattttcctttttccgtATGGATTGTAAATTAGTCGTCGGAGGCCATGGCCACCGAACGATCGAATTTAGTGTTTTCATCGGGGTTTAATCAATCGCGAACAATTGTAATCAAATACACTTGTTTAAATCTCATCAATGTTTTCATGAAAATCATCTCGATCCTTTCTACGTTCTTTCTTGGAAATTAATTGTTTTGTTTCGCATCCATACTCAACTAGGAATCATACGCTCTAATCAATCAAACAAAATTCAGATGGATTAATCGCGAGATGCAAGAaaaatagacaaaaaaaaacaggggaCCGATCGTCGATCGATCCAGTATAATAATTACTGAATTTGGTACAAAAACGATTGAATCCGACTATAAAAAACGACTGAATTTACTAATAATGGAACATGAACCGAGATTTGATGAAGCTAATCTCTTCTAGGCGAGGAGGTTGAAGAGGGCCTTGTCGGCGAGGTGGTGCGCGGCGTGGATGAGGTCAATCCGCGCGTCGTGGGTGAGCCCGCCGATGAACTCGCCGTCGAacgcgtcgccgtcggccgccgccgcgcgggcctCCATGTACGCGACAACCGCCGCGACGTCGACGCCGGATACGTTCCCCGGCACGTCCACCACCACGCGCcccccgcctcccccgccgccgccagcgccgccggctACCGCCTCCGCCACGAGGCCCGACCTCCCGGTCACAACCCCCGCCGGCGCGGCCACCGTGGTGCCGTCGAAGCACCGCAGAACCACCACGgccatctcctccgccgccgccatcgatgctgctgctgccgccgcgagCGAGCTAGTTGTTGATGCTGTCGTGTTGCTTTGGGCTATAGCTAGGGCTTGGCGTGACGGCGCAATAATCGATGTGTTGGGGTGGCTCGGTGCGCGTGCCCGCGTATTTATGGAAGCAGTTGAGTGGGTTCGTTCGAGTCAGACCCGGTTGGGGCGGTGTGGTGTGAGTCGGTCTGGGTTGAAAAGTGAATATTACAAAAATCACTACTTCTAGTTgttctggtaaaaaaaaaatttaacgtATACgtacacatatttaaagtattaaacgtagactaataataaaacaaattacagattccatctataaacagcgagacgaatctattaagtctaattaatccatcattaataaatgtttactgtagcactatattgtcaaatcatggtttaattaagctcaaaagattcgtctcgtaatttacatgtaaactgtgtaattatttttttctccatatttaatgctccatacatgtgtccaaacgtttgatgtaatgaaaaagttgaaagtttgaaggaaaCTAAACCAAATATCATTGTGAGTTTGGTATTCCCTTCATATAATATGATTTGCTGTAAGTACTTCATCTTTATTCATTTTGGTTTGAGGTAACATGACTGTGGAGACGTGATCGTAATTCATGTCTGCAATGCATGGCGAAGCGATTGTGCCATCCGTGCCCGTGGTGTCTAGCATGCCATTGGACGGTGGTAGTAGCGAGTAAAAGATGAGCTGTTCTTTGTCTCATGGGTTTAGtagtgacttattttttttcggAGTTAAGATGAAAAAACATAAGCTTGGTATGACACTGtcgttgagaaaaaaaaagttgtatttCATATGTGTTAAGTCGTACCAAGTTATATGATATATGTAGAAAGAGGTAAAAAACACACGAACAAAAGCAATTACTAATTTGTGAGGAATATTAAATCGAGATAAATTAGAATGGGGATATTTGTATATAGAGAGAATCTTAAATCTGAGGTGATATTTGGGTCGTTTTTACGATTTTTCCAGTTCGAAAAAGGGTTGGGTGATAAAGGTCCGTTTTGTGGATGGCGCGACGCGTGCACGGTCAATCCGGGGACGGACGGCCCAGGATGGGCGCTTTTTACGCGTGGATACAAAAGCCGTTTCGGCTGTGTTGTGCATTTGGTGGGTAATAAAGCAACGTGTATGGCTGTAGTTTGTATACGATGGTTTGTTGTATCGATCACAGGGTGCACGGGGGAGGGGATGGTACACGTGCTGACAATCGAACATGACGTGTTACTTTGATCAAGtattcctttttaaaaaatggatgcACGCGcgttccttccttttcttttcaccaCCCAGGGTGGATTTATTCTAACTTATATGGTGATATTTGAGCAAGTTTTATAATGGGATGAATATCGCCTTTAATTTAAATCGGGTTATCTACTCATTAATGAAGAGATAACAAACGCAAAATATCACATCTAATAAACAAACCTCAATTATAAAACACAGCCTTACACTATTATTGAGAGTTAGGTAGAGGTTGCCCCTTACAAAATGGATGACTCGCGCTTTTctaacttctctcctccacctcattaTCTAATCTTATGTGGTAAATTTAAGGGCAATATGTAGGGGTTTATAATACTTGCTCTTAGACTGGTCTCTTTCGTCCATGTTCTGAACTTTTTACCCCCTCTTTTTTCATATGCACACACTTTCTAAACATTTAAATTGTTTTCGTGCTTGGGTATGGATTTCCAATCCATACATCTGAACATAGCCATATAGGTAGTGGTAGATCTATTAATCCTTGGCCATATATTGCATTCTACTAATTATTAAATATGTATTTACTAGTAATGTATCTGTACATCGTAAATATTAATTTATGGGTTTATAGTGCTACTATATAATTGGGAGTAAAGAAAGTATAGTTTACTTCTTTcgagagagggaggggtggtTTCATGTGTGGAAGTAGGGTGTAGTGATGGTGGGAAGGGAGTAGATGGATTACTATGCTTTAAATATACAAGTTACATGTTCATGTGTTAGTGTTACAATGGGATtgaataaaaatatgatttactattttttatattgGTTTCTTATAATTTTAGAGATATGCATACATCTTAGGCCTTCTTCAAAACTATAGAAACGACACAACACAAAACATAGCATAATGCATTATTTTAAAAAGTACAAGAATAAAATAAGAATAGGCTAGAACATAATTATATTAGAGAGATAGAATAGAGGAAAGTTTTCTACGAGGAATTGGCCATCTTAaaagaattttataggatttgaatggtctagcattttttttttcaaatataccaaataaaataatttcttacatgatttgaataatataaatcccctctcctcctccccacatCATATACAATAAGTAAGTAATAGTCTAGAACAATTTTTGCTCTCATTACCAATAGTGCTCACCACCGACTCATTCACTTGTGCATGCAATGGCACTACGGCTACCTCACCATTATGCTTC
Above is a window of Oryza sativa Japonica Group chromosome 10, ASM3414082v1 DNA encoding:
- the LOC4348135 gene encoding uncharacterized protein — protein: MALLPCIAIAVLLSSSLAAAVTGPPGTIERVVKQQILASIPPGGHGAGDVHPPVLFLTSPSGKYAAYFVRSHTVPGAGGLGADFCYVEVVVNKGGEGDAAVAAGGGMSVWESECRPVSTVNTCTLLFSWHGLEVFDGSQEVWHGETNTDGTNFLQRLELVDDGDMRIRDKDGELAWRASDEPRHAQHCGAPGSPGLATAFPPFAEPIGAHSSDLPFGMFPGGNGRAAELPQAADAAAGALGGVGAVAPLPGAVGGAGAVAPLPGAAGGDAAAAPLPGDMGGDAALAPLPGALGGVDPAFSPLPGDLPDPAAAAAAGGAAAGVGGVGAGALGAGAVGAFGSQPLVDNSPYDSGAWKVDGHLVAIVVALGVVLGAI